A window of Methylomonas sp. 11b genomic DNA:
GTCATGCCTTGCGCTTGCAAGTCCAGAAACAGCTCGGCTAGTTCGTGGCGGGCTTCCGGGTCCAGGCCGGAGGCTGGCTCGTCGAGTAACACCACCGGCGGTTTGTGGATGATGGCTTGCGCTATGGCTACCCTTTGCCGCAAGCCTCGCGATAATTCGGCTGGGCTATTTTCCAATCTATCTTGGATATGTAAACGCCGACTGACATCGTCGATAGCGGCGGCGAAATCGGCTTCGAAAATGCCCTGGGCGCGGGCCACGTAATGCAGGCATTGCCGCACAGTCAAGCGTTGATAAAGTCCGAAAAAATCAGACAGATAGCCGATGATCCGATGGCAATCGCGCGGTTGTTCCAACACGTCGATGCCAGCGATATTGATCGAACCGCTGACCGGTTGATCCAAGGCTGCCATGCAACGCAATAGTGTGGTTTTGCCGGCACCGTTAGGGCCGACCAGCGCGGTAATGCTGCCGGCGGCGATGTTGAACGACACATCGTCCAATGCACGTAGGCCGGGGTATTCGAAAATCAGCTTATCGACGGTGATCATGGTTAGTTTTAATCGGGACTTGGGTCTGGAAATAGTGCTGGTTTGATGATAACGCTTTTTGTATGCCGGACGCCGATTATCGGCTTGCCGTGCTTGGGTATGAATTTTGCTGGATTTATCGAGTAAGCTTGGCGGTGTCGCCAAAGGATGCCAGAAATTAAGGCGTATCCGCTTGCGGCTTGCCCATGCGGCGGGCTGCGAAACTGTGTATTATTACTCATTATGTAGGCGCTTTATTGTGAGGGCGAATTGATGCTAATTGCGATACAGCCAAGCGTGCCCAGTGAGTTGTTATTTTTAATTATCAAGTTAGGAG
This region includes:
- a CDS encoding ABC transporter ATP-binding protein; this encodes MATPPSLLDKSSKIHTQARQADNRRPAYKKRYHQTSTISRPKSRLKLTMITVDKLIFEYPGLRALDDVSFNIAAGSITALVGPNGAGKTTLLRCMAALDQPVSGSINIAGIDVLEQPRDCHRIIGYLSDFFGLYQRLTVRQCLHYVARAQGIFEADFAAAIDDVSRRLHIQDRLENSPAELSRGLRQRVAIAQAIIHKPPVVLLDEPASGLDPEARHELAELFLDLQAQGMTLLVSSHILAELEAYCTDMLVLRQGRIVEQVAVKAPSLFKPFKLLLANPVENLLPLLQSLPGIKVINSDNKQQALLQIDADAAQQHRVLKALISLDLPVCEFAPATNNLQDAYLQTIRQIV